Proteins co-encoded in one Papaver somniferum cultivar HN1 chromosome 5, ASM357369v1, whole genome shotgun sequence genomic window:
- the LOC113281538 gene encoding malate synthase, glyoxysomal-like, with amino-acid sequence MMGSLSSNGSYAPSRKVMMMGYDVPEGIDIRGRYTEEYAKILTKDALMFVADLQREFRNRIKYALECRKEAQRRYNAGALPGFDPATRYIREGEWVCASVPPAVADRKVEITGPTERKMVINALNSGAKVFMADFEDALSPTWENLMKGQVNLKDAVEGTISYHDQARNRVYKLNDQTAKLFVRPRGWHLPEAHIHIDGEPATGCLVDFGLYFYHNYRAFRQNQGAGFGPFFYLPKMEHSKEAKIWNCVFEKAEKMAGIERGSIRATVLIETLPAAFQMDEILYELRDHSVGLNCGRWDYIFSYVKTFQGRSDRLLPDRVQVGMAQHFMRSYSDLLIRTCHRRGVHAMGGMAAQIPIRDDPEANEAASELVRKDKLREVRAGHDGTWAAHPGLIPAIMDVFQNNMGSIPNQIQSMRREDAVVTEEDLIQKPRGVRTMDGLRLNTRVGIQYVAAWLTGTGSVPLYNLMEDAATAEISRVQNWQWLKYGVSLNGDGLGVRVTRELFGRVVEEEMARIEKEVGAQKFKRGMYREASKIFTRQCTAAILDDFLTLDAYNQIVQHYPKVSSKL; translated from the exons ATGATGGGAAGTTTGAGCTCCAATGGTTCTTATGCACCTTCGAGAAAGGTAATGATGATGGGTTATGATGTGCCTGAGGGAATAGATATTAGGGGACGCTACACTGAGGAATATGCAAAGATATTAACTAAGGATGCACTAATGTTTGTTGCTGATCTGCAAAGAGAGTTTCGCAATCGAATTAAGTATGCTTTGGAGTGCAGGAAAGAAGCTCAGAGACGGTATAATGCTGGTGCGCTGCCGGGGTTTGATCCTGCTACGAGGTATATTAGGGAAGGGGAGTGGGTTTGTGCTTCTGTTCCACCAGCTGTTGCAGATCGGAAAGTTGAGATTACTGGGCCGACTGAGCGTAAGATGGTTATCAATGCACTCAACTCTGGTGCCAAAGTTTTCATG GCTGATTTCGAAGATGCATTATCGCCAACTTGGGAAAACCTAATGAAAGGTCAAGTGAACTTGAAAGACGCAGTAGAAGGAACCATAAGTTACCATGACCAAGCTAGAAACAGAGTATACAAGCTCAATGACCAAACTGCGAAACTCTTTGTTCGTCCACGAGGATGGCACCTTCCTGAGGCTCACATTCACATAGATGGTGAGCCTGCGACTGGTTGCCTTGTCGACTTCGGTCTCTACTTTTACCATAACTACAGAGCTTTCCGCCAGAACCAAGGCGCTGGTTTCGGTCCTTTCTTTTATCTCCCTAAAATGGAGCACTCAAA GGAAGCAAAGATATGGAACTGTGTATTTGAGAAGGCAGAAAAGATGGCAGGAATTGAGAGAGGAAGCATCAGAGCTACTGTACTGATTGAGACTCTTCCCGCTGCCTTTCAAATGGATGAAATCCTCTATGAATTGCGTGATCACTCAGTTGGGTTGAATTGTGGTAGATGGGATTATATTTTCAGTTATGTGAAGACCTTCCAGGGTCGCTCAGATCGTTTACTTCCTGATAGAGTTCAGGTTGGCATGGCTCAGCACTTTATGAGAAGTTACTCTGACCTTCTCATCCGGACATGTCATAGGCGTGGTGTTCATGCCATGGGCGGCATG GCAGCTCAAATACCAATTAGAGATGATCCAGAAGCAAATGAAGCAGCATCAGAGCTGGTGAGGAAAGACAAGCTCCGTGAGGTAAGAGCAGGTCACGATGGAACTTGGGCTGCCCACCCTGGACTTATCCCTGCAATTATGGATGTCTTTCAAAACAACATGGGAAGCATACCTAACCAGATCCAAAGCATGAGGAGAGAAGATGCAGTTGTAACTGAGGAAGACCTCATACAGAAGCCTAGAGGTGTCAGGACAATGGATGGCCTTCGCCTAAACACCAGAGTTGGAATCCAGTATGTGGCTGCATGGCTTACTGGAACGGGGTCAGTTCCTCTTTACAACCTGATGGAGGATGCTGCCACTGCAGAGATTAGCAGAGTTCAAAACTGGCAGTGGCTGAAGTACGGGGTAAGTTTGAATGGCGATGGGCTTGGAGTTCGCGTGACTAGAGAGCTCTTCGGTAGGGTAGTAGAAGAAGAGATGGCAAGGATCGAGAAAGAGGTCGGTGCACAAAAGTTCAAGCGTGGAATGTACAGGGAAGCTAGCAAGATATTCACTCGACAGTGCACTGCAGCAATCCTTGATGATTTTCTGACTCTAGATGCTTATAACCAAATCGTTCAACATTACCCCAAGGTTTCCTCTAAGCTCTAA